The Candidatus Vesicomyosocius sp. SY067_SCS001 genome includes a window with the following:
- the sucC gene encoding ADP-forming succinate--CoA ligase subunit beta, with amino-acid sequence MHIHEYQAKTLFNHKHIQTPKSVLIYSVTQASNACKTLGGSIWIVKAQIHAGGRSKGGGVILCRSIEEVKNACSQLLNSQLITPQTDTKGLPVSQLLIEIWENIRHELYLGLLIDRQTKKITVLASTKGGIDIEKVARKTPNKIIKFGINPLGHLSIQDCTFIAKKLDLHFKITKQFNNILLGLYEIFTQKDVNLIEINPLVITKENKLLALDGKIDFDDNALYRHKDIIELRDISQENEKERFANTHQLNYISLNGTIGCMVNGAGLAMATMDLIEHFGGSPANFLDVGGDTTADRVAKAFELIQTEENIKGILVNIFGGIVHCDLIAQGILQAIEKVRLNFPIVVRLEGTNATNGLKLLDKANMVNIHTESDLNKATIKIVKLAK; translated from the coding sequence ATGCATATACACGAATACCAAGCTAAAACATTATTTAACCACAAACACATTCAAACCCCTAAAAGTGTTCTTATTTATAGTGTTACCCAAGCTAGTAATGCTTGCAAAACTTTAGGGGGTAGTATTTGGATTGTTAAAGCTCAAATTCATGCAGGAGGGCGTAGTAAGGGTGGTGGTGTTATTTTATGTCGTAGCATTGAAGAGGTTAAGAATGCATGTAGTCAATTATTAAACTCACAACTTATCACTCCACAAACAGATACTAAAGGATTGCCAGTTAGTCAGTTATTAATTGAAATATGGGAGAATATTAGACATGAATTATATCTTGGTTTGTTGATAGATAGACAAACGAAAAAAATCACTGTTTTAGCCTCTACTAAGGGTGGTATAGATATTGAAAAAGTTGCCAGAAAAACTCCTAACAAAATTATTAAATTTGGCATTAACCCACTGGGGCATTTATCTATACAAGATTGTACTTTTATAGCTAAAAAACTAGACCTTCACTTTAAAATTACTAAGCAGTTTAACAATATTCTTTTAGGTTTATATGAAATATTTACTCAAAAAGATGTCAATTTGATTGAAATTAATCCGCTTGTTATTACTAAAGAAAACAAACTACTAGCACTTGATGGAAAGATTGATTTTGATGATAATGCGCTTTATCGACATAAAGATATTATTGAGTTACGTGATATCTCTCAAGAAAATGAAAAGGAAAGGTTTGCTAATACACACCAGCTTAATTATATTTCACTTAATGGAACAATTGGTTGCATGGTGAATGGAGCAGGACTAGCAATGGCTACGATGGATTTAATTGAGCATTTTGGTGGATCGCCTGCTAATTTTTTAGATGTAGGAGGAGACACAACTGCTGACAGGGTTGCTAAAGCCTTTGAACTCATTCAAACAGAGGAAAATATTAAAGGTATATTAGTGAATATTTTTGGGGGCATTGTGCATTGTGATTTAATTGCACAAGGCATATTACAAGCAATTGAAAAAGTAAGATTGAACTTTCCAATTGTGGTACGCCTAGAAGGCACTAATGCCACTAATGGACTTAAATTACTAGATAAAGCAAATATGGTAAATATTCATACTGAATCTGATTTAAACAAAGCTACTATAAAAATTGTAAAACTAGCAAAGTGA
- the efp gene encoding elongation factor P has protein sequence MDKYSINQFKNGLKLMLDSNPCSILNNEIVKPGKGQVFNRVKFKDLITGKTLIKTFKSGEFLEGADVMELDLQYLYNDGNTWNFMDLHSFEQYSIDGAIVSGVKGYLVEQDICIVTLWNNNPISITPPNHVILEVFDTDPGLKGDTVGTSGKPATMNTGVVLQVPLFVSIGDKVKVDTRINEYVGRA, from the coding sequence ATGGATAAGTATTCTATTAACCAATTCAAAAACGGCTTAAAACTCATGTTAGATAGTAATCCTTGTTCGATTCTTAATAATGAAATTGTTAAGCCTGGTAAGGGACAGGTATTTAACCGAGTTAAGTTCAAAGATTTAATTACTGGGAAAACACTCATTAAAACCTTTAAGTCTGGTGAGTTTTTAGAAGGTGCTGATGTGATGGAATTGGATTTACAATATCTTTATAATGATGGTAATACATGGAATTTTATGGATTTACATTCATTTGAACAATATAGTATTGATGGTGCTATTGTGAGTGGTGTTAAGGGTTATTTGGTTGAGCAGGATATATGTATAGTTACGCTTTGGAATAATAATCCTATTTCAATCACACCACCTAATCATGTTATACTTGAAGTGTTTGATACTGATCCAGGCTTAAAAGGCGATACTGTAGGTACAAGTGGTAAACCGGCTACAATGAACACAGGAGTCGTGTTACAAGTACCTCTTTTTGTTAGTATTGGTGATAAAGTAAAAGTAGATACACGTATTAATGAATATGTAGGGCGTGCATAA
- the epmA gene encoding EF-P lysine aminoacylase EpmA has translation MIRNILFKKQIIIQKIRQFFREQEVLEVQTPILQNTSTSDVYIDSISLTINADIGIQSTQYLHTSPELEMKKLLAQGSGDIYQICQVFRNNEYGEQNFNEFTLLEYYRLGFDIHQLMADMVNLLRMLGIQDKVYQLSYAQVFSQYANIDILNTDIVSLKIIASKLGLSTDFIWIEDLQMLLFVHLVEPKLKNLPLCFIYDYPKSQSTLAKVRNKVAKRFELYLNGVEVANGYDELQTKDEYQQVFICENNKRKQFSKLISQIDVSFLSKLSKPLPQCTGVAIGINRLLTQINEIKI, from the coding sequence ATGATTCGAAATATTCTTTTTAAGAAACAGATAATTATTCAAAAAATTAGACAGTTCTTTAGGGAACAAGAAGTTTTGGAAGTTCAAACACCTATACTACAGAACACATCAACTAGTGATGTTTATATTGATAGTATTTCACTTACTATTAATGCTGATATTGGCATACAAAGTACCCAGTATTTACATACTTCCCCAGAGTTAGAAATGAAAAAACTTTTAGCCCAAGGTAGTGGTGATATTTATCAAATTTGCCAAGTATTTCGTAATAATGAATATGGTGAACAAAATTTTAATGAATTTACTCTGCTTGAATACTATCGTTTGGGTTTTGATATTCATCAGTTGATGGCTGATATGGTTAATTTATTGAGAATGTTAGGCATTCAAGATAAAGTGTATCAATTATCTTATGCTCAAGTTTTTAGTCAATATGCTAATATTGATATTTTAAATACTGATATTGTTTCACTTAAAATAATCGCCTCAAAATTAGGGTTAAGTACTGATTTTATTTGGATTGAAGATTTACAAATGTTATTATTTGTTCATTTAGTTGAACCAAAATTAAAAAACTTGCCATTATGTTTTATTTATGATTATCCTAAGTCACAATCTACACTCGCTAAAGTTAGAAATAAAGTAGCTAAACGTTTTGAGTTATATTTGAATGGCGTTGAAGTAGCAAATGGCTATGATGAATTACAAACTAAGGATGAGTATCAACAGGTTTTTATATGTGAAAATAACAAGCGTAAACAATTTAGTAAGCTTATATCTCAAATTGATGTGTCATTTCTGTCTAAGCTTAGTAAACCTTTGCCTCAATGTACTGGAGTAGCGATAGGTATTAATAGATTATTAACACAAATTAATGAAATTAAGATTTAA
- a CDS encoding tetratricopeptide repeat protein — protein sequence MIKFIYLILLFSLPIQALQILQSINDNQVIHQLDVPQLDTLLSAEQLLPKLKKLAKRGDARSQFSLAKMYYNGINVTKDNKLAFYWYLQVAEKGYASAQFNVANSYFYGLGIGKDLEQAFNWYKKAVKNGHLQAQYNLATLYLNGDGVEKNNKQAVYWYQKSAEQGYLEAYYHLALLQLIGNGIDKDIKKALAILLDLSSKGHQLSQYQLYLIYNKGEIVVKNDVLAKTYLLKAVKGGYAKAQYQLGKSFLDQDMDKEMAVHYLELAANQKNVLAFNLLETLQSKLQKEVQNRQKKDTIHFATNTEKSIAAFASPTVGVPKQDILPVRFNSVAANLIPNQSEIASSLSYNIKSHVNLEGLFLNAKQSNPIAQYNLNMLYQKSMGWGVRKENRVAFILIHKAANQGDTQSQNILAKMYINGVGIHVDYNKAYYWASVTTSKGSKEGKRILLYLIANL from the coding sequence ATGATTAAATTTATCTATCTTATTCTTTTATTTTCTTTACCAATACAAGCATTACAAATTCTACAATCCATTAACGATAATCAAGTTATTCATCAACTAGATGTACCTCAGTTAGATACGTTATTGTCTGCTGAACAATTATTACCTAAATTAAAAAAATTAGCTAAGCGTGGTGATGCTAGGTCGCAATTTAGTTTAGCTAAAATGTATTATAATGGTATTAATGTAACAAAAGATAACAAACTTGCTTTTTATTGGTACTTGCAAGTAGCTGAAAAGGGCTATGCAAGTGCGCAATTTAATGTAGCTAATAGTTATTTTTATGGCTTAGGGATTGGTAAAGACTTGGAGCAAGCATTTAATTGGTATAAAAAAGCAGTAAAGAATGGTCATCTACAAGCGCAATATAACTTAGCAACCTTATACTTGAATGGTGATGGTGTTGAAAAAAATAACAAACAAGCTGTTTATTGGTATCAAAAATCAGCTGAACAAGGTTATTTAGAGGCGTACTATCATTTGGCATTATTGCAATTGATAGGTAACGGTATTGATAAAGATATTAAAAAGGCTTTAGCTATTTTACTTGATTTGTCGTCTAAAGGCCATCAATTGTCTCAGTATCAATTGTATTTGATTTACAATAAAGGTGAGATTGTTGTTAAGAATGATGTATTAGCCAAAACTTATTTACTTAAAGCTGTAAAAGGGGGATATGCTAAAGCTCAATATCAATTAGGAAAAAGCTTTCTTGATCAAGACATGGATAAAGAGATGGCTGTTCATTATTTAGAATTAGCGGCTAATCAAAAAAATGTGTTAGCGTTTAATTTGTTAGAAACATTACAATCTAAATTACAGAAAGAGGTACAAAATAGACAGAAAAAAGATACAATACATTTTGCTACAAATACCGAGAAATCAATAGCGGCTTTTGCATCACCTACGGTAGGGGTTCCTAAACAGGATATTTTGCCTGTTAGATTTAACAGTGTTGCAGCTAATCTTATCCCTAATCAAAGTGAGATTGCTAGTTCACTTAGTTATAATATTAAATCACATGTTAATTTAGAAGGGTTATTTCTCAATGCTAAGCAAAGTAATCCTATCGCTCAATATAATTTAAATATGCTCTATCAGAAGAGTATGGGCTGGGGCGTACGCAAGGAAAATAGAGTAGCATTTATATTAATACATAAAGCTGCTAATCAAGGTGATACTCAGTCTCAAAATATCCTAGCTAAAATGTATATAAATGGTGTGGGTATTCATGTAGATTATAACAAGGCGTATTATTGGGCGAGCGTAACAACTAGTAAAGGTAGTAAAGAAGGTAAGCGTATTTTATTGTATCTAATCGCTAATTTATAA
- a CDS encoding argininosuccinate synthase — MDKTSINKVVLAYSGGLDTSIIVKWLQDTYQCEVVTFTADIGQGEEVEPARVKAEAAGVKEIYIEDLREEFARNFVFPMFRANAIYEGEYLLGTSIARPLISKRLVEIAQQVGADAISHGATGKGNDQVRFELNAYALNADIQVIAPWREWDLSSRESLMDYAQKHGIEIDYKKQSKKSPYSMDANLLHISYEGNILEDPWTEPEEDMWRWTLSPENAPDKVEYVEMTFKKGDIIAINGKVMSPASVMEDLNKRAGAHGIGRDDIVENRFVGMKSRGCYETPSGTVMLKARRAMESLTLDRAAAHLKDELMPKYAEMVYNGFWFAPEREMLQAAIDKTQETVSGVVRLKFYKGNVTVVGRQSKNSLFSEKIVTFENDDGIYNQKDAAGFIKLNALRLCLNTIK; from the coding sequence ATGGACAAAACAAGTATAAATAAAGTGGTATTAGCCTACTCAGGTGGATTAGATACAAGTATTATTGTTAAATGGCTACAAGATACTTATCAGTGTGAAGTAGTTACTTTCACGGCTGATATTGGTCAAGGTGAAGAGGTAGAGCCTGCACGTGTCAAGGCAGAAGCTGCTGGTGTCAAAGAAATTTATATTGAAGATTTACGTGAAGAATTTGCACGTAATTTTGTATTTCCTATGTTTCGTGCTAATGCTATTTATGAAGGTGAGTATTTATTAGGAACTTCTATTGCTCGTCCTCTTATTTCCAAACGCTTAGTAGAGATTGCTCAACAAGTGGGTGCAGATGCAATTAGTCACGGTGCAACAGGAAAAGGTAACGACCAAGTTCGCTTTGAGTTGAATGCTTATGCGTTAAATGCAGATATTCAAGTGATAGCACCATGGCGTGAGTGGGATTTGTCTTCACGTGAAAGTTTAATGGATTATGCACAAAAACATGGCATTGAAATTGATTACAAAAAACAATCTAAAAAATCTCCTTATTCAATGGATGCAAATTTATTACATATTTCTTATGAAGGTAATATTTTAGAAGACCCTTGGACAGAACCTGAAGAGGATATGTGGCGTTGGACACTTTCGCCTGAAAATGCACCCGATAAGGTAGAATATGTAGAAATGACTTTTAAAAAAGGAGATATAATAGCTATTAATGGTAAAGTAATGAGCCCTGCATCTGTGATGGAAGATTTAAATAAACGTGCAGGTGCGCATGGTATTGGTCGTGATGATATTGTGGAAAATCGTTTTGTTGGTATGAAATCTAGGGGTTGCTATGAAACACCTTCAGGTACTGTTATGCTAAAGGCGCGTCGTGCCATGGAATCACTCACGCTTGATCGTGCAGCTGCTCACCTAAAAGATGAGCTTATGCCTAAATATGCTGAAATGGTTTATAATGGTTTCTGGTTCGCGCCTGAGCGCGAAATGTTACAAGCTGCTATTGATAAAACCCAAGAAACTGTTAGTGGTGTTGTTCGTCTTAAGTTTTATAAAGGAAACGTTACTGTCGTAGGTCGTCAATCTAAGAATAGTTTGTTTAGTGAAAAAATTGTTACCTTTGAGAATGATGATGGTATATATAATCAAAAAGATGCTGCTGGATTTATTAAACTTAATGCGCTGCGTTTGTGTCTTAATACAATAAAATAA
- the pgsA gene encoding CDP-diacylglycerol--glycerol-3-phosphate 3-phosphatidyltransferase codes for MVTIPNILTLSRIFLIPVFVSLYYFQPTYSITPVFTWINFLLTSTYALISATDYFDGYLARKLDMTSQLGAFLDPVADKLMVSTALILLVDFYPTDTHWYISVCALIIISREILISALREWMGTIGQRSNINVSWIGKIKTFMQIFAILFLLYQQSFFGLPSFKIGVTLLLIATFLTLWSGFIYLKKGAQNF; via the coding sequence ATGGTCACAATTCCAAACATTCTAACTCTGTCAAGAATTTTTCTAATTCCAGTGTTTGTAAGTTTATATTATTTTCAGCCTACCTACTCCATAACACCTGTTTTTACTTGGATTAATTTCTTACTTACAAGTACTTATGCACTCATTAGTGCAACGGATTATTTTGATGGATACTTAGCAAGAAAGTTAGATATGACCTCACAACTTGGTGCTTTTTTAGACCCGGTTGCAGATAAACTTATGGTCTCCACTGCACTAATTCTACTAGTAGATTTCTACCCAACTGATACACATTGGTATATTAGTGTTTGTGCACTTATTATTATTTCACGTGAAATTTTAATCTCAGCACTTAGAGAATGGATGGGAACTATTGGCCAAAGATCGAATATTAATGTTTCTTGGATAGGTAAAATAAAAACTTTTATGCAAATATTTGCTATTTTGTTTTTATTGTATCAACAGTCTTTTTTTGGGTTACCAAGTTTTAAAATCGGTGTTACTTTATTGTTAATAGCAACTTTTTTAACTTTATGGTCTGGATTTATTTATCTAAAAAAAGGAGCGCAAAACTTTTAA
- a CDS encoding UDP-N-acetylmuramoyl-tripeptide--D-alanyl-D-alanine ligase, whose amino-acid sequence MLQTTTSTIAKVLKIDYSVNVKFKGIYTDTRKRMDGALFIALVGDNFDAHDYIYQAQQMGAVAIIANKSVDSQLPILVVNDTQTALSTIASWHLQNIKPIVIAITGSNGKTTTKNMLANILSLQAPTLKTQGNLNNHLGVPMTLLKLEEQHQYAVIEMGANHLGEISHLRKIVNPDIAIVTNTFDAHIGTFGGFDNLVKAKGEIYSNDSKNIVNTQSIFTGDVSFTPQENTKVSGNNGDIFASNIINNKFDLNIHQQKIAITLNLIGTHNIDNALAASACVYALGIDINLIKQGLEATKAEPGRLEIIHTKQFRIINDTYNANPYSTTVALKTLQNFSGEKIIVLGAMEELGDDSEIFHFKIGQLAKKSANNFYSYGKIALNYCSIHFKKKQQLANHLLNNHTNATILIKGSRIAKLNKLVDLLKNKFNSP is encoded by the coding sequence ATGCTACAAACTACTACAAGTACTATTGCTAAAGTATTAAAAATAGACTACTCTGTCAATGTTAAATTTAAAGGCATTTATACTGATACTCGAAAACGCATGGATGGCGCATTATTTATAGCTTTGGTTGGCGACAACTTTGATGCACATGACTATATCTATCAAGCACAACAAATGGGTGCAGTAGCAATCATTGCTAATAAATCTGTAGATAGTCAGTTACCAATATTAGTTGTGAATGATACACAAACTGCACTTAGTACAATTGCTAGTTGGCACCTCCAAAATATCAAACCTATTGTTATTGCTATTACAGGTAGTAATGGTAAAACTACTACCAAAAATATGCTAGCTAATATTCTAAGTTTACAAGCACCAACATTAAAAACTCAAGGCAATCTAAATAACCACTTAGGTGTTCCAATGACTTTATTGAAATTAGAAGAACAACACCAATATGCAGTGATCGAAATGGGAGCTAACCATTTAGGTGAAATTTCACATCTTCGTAAAATAGTTAATCCTGATATTGCTATTGTGACTAATACATTTGATGCACACATTGGTACATTCGGTGGATTTGATAATTTAGTCAAAGCCAAGGGTGAAATTTATTCAAACGACTCTAAAAATATTGTTAATACTCAAAGCATTTTTACAGGTGATGTTAGTTTTACCCCTCAAGAGAATACTAAAGTAAGTGGTAATAATGGTGATATTTTTGCTAGTAATATTATTAATAATAAGTTTGATTTAAACATTCATCAGCAAAAAATAGCAATCACACTTAACTTGATTGGTACGCACAATATTGATAATGCCCTAGCAGCTAGTGCCTGTGTATATGCATTAGGAATTGATATAAACCTAATCAAACAAGGTTTAGAAGCAACAAAAGCAGAACCTGGTAGGTTAGAAATTATCCATACTAAACAATTTAGAATTATTAACGATACTTACAATGCTAATCCATACTCGACTACTGTCGCTCTTAAAACCTTACAGAATTTTTCTGGAGAAAAAATTATTGTACTCGGTGCTATGGAAGAATTAGGCGATGATTCAGAAATATTCCATTTTAAAATTGGACAATTAGCAAAAAAATCTGCCAATAATTTTTATAGCTATGGAAAAATAGCGTTAAACTACTGTAGTATCCACTTCAAAAAAAAACAACAATTAGCTAACCATCTACTAAATAACCATACTAACGCTACTATATTAATAAAAGGTTCTAGAATAGCAAAACTAAATAAGTTAGTTGACTTACTAAAAAATAAGTTTAATTCACCTTGA
- a CDS encoding UDP-N-acetylmuramoyl-L-alanyl-D-glutamate--2,6-diaminopimelate ligase, whose protein sequence is MNISQLLINIIQTKIDIEIKGLCLNTQSAQPGDLFIALQGKSTNGTDYIKQAIDKGCVAILVDSKEIECAIPSIRINNLHKYLQILANTFYNNATKINVIGVTGTNGKTSVTYLVSQLLEKLGIKNGLIGTLGITHNEQIHFNTTPDILTLYRVLHHYYQQNIHYAVIEISSHALAQNRIAGLNIKQAVFTNLTQDHLDYHHTLDEYQATKQRLFTLSCVKSVILNRDDHHYKHFLKVSKGKKQTSYSLSDFNSIKIIQQGFLVQLDHYVFEIPFLGEFNLLNILATLNSVEALGFKRNNIIPLLYQLSTPPGRMQKIDHYHAWIDYAHTPNAIENVIITLQKHYPNFKIRIVFGCGGNRDRNKRSKMGRIASKLADSIILTNDNPRSENPQTIINDILSGIDDSFKLDIIKDRQLAIETTMTTLKKNECLLITGKGHETTQQLFDKIIYLNDFQIAQNSIKDI, encoded by the coding sequence ATGAATATTTCTCAACTTTTGATCAACATTATACAAACTAAAATAGATATAGAAATAAAAGGTCTATGTCTTAACACTCAAAGCGCACAACCCGGAGACTTATTTATCGCTCTTCAAGGAAAGTCAACAAACGGTACCGATTATATAAAACAAGCAATTGATAAAGGCTGTGTTGCTATATTAGTTGACTCAAAAGAGATAGAATGTGCTATTCCATCTATTCGTATTAATAACTTACATAAATATTTACAAATACTGGCAAACACTTTTTATAATAACGCTACAAAAATTAATGTGATTGGGGTTACAGGCACAAATGGTAAAACTTCTGTTACTTACCTTGTTTCACAGCTTTTGGAGAAACTAGGGATCAAAAATGGTTTAATTGGCACTTTAGGGATTACTCATAATGAGCAAATTCACTTTAATACAACTCCAGATATTTTAACACTATACCGAGTATTACATCATTACTATCAACAAAACATTCACTATGCTGTAATTGAAATATCTTCACATGCGCTTGCTCAAAATAGAATTGCTGGACTTAATATTAAACAAGCAGTATTTACTAATCTTACTCAGGATCATCTTGATTATCATCACACACTTGATGAGTATCAAGCAACTAAGCAAAGATTATTCACTCTTAGTTGTGTCAAATCTGTCATTCTTAATCGAGATGATCATCATTATAAACACTTCCTAAAAGTTAGTAAAGGGAAAAAGCAAACTAGCTATTCTCTAAGTGATTTTAATTCAATTAAAATCATTCAACAAGGCTTCTTAGTACAATTAGATCATTATGTTTTTGAAATTCCATTTTTAGGTGAGTTTAATTTACTAAACATTCTAGCAACATTAAATAGTGTTGAAGCACTTGGATTTAAACGCAATAATATAATACCATTACTTTATCAACTATCAACACCACCTGGCAGAATGCAAAAAATTGACCACTATCATGCTTGGATAGATTATGCTCATACACCTAATGCTATTGAGAACGTCATCATAACTTTACAAAAACACTATCCAAACTTTAAAATTCGTATTGTCTTTGGTTGCGGTGGTAATAGGGATAGAAACAAACGTTCAAAAATGGGTAGAATTGCTTCAAAATTAGCAGATAGTATTATCTTAACCAATGACAATCCAAGATCTGAGAATCCACAAACCATTATTAATGACATATTAAGTGGTATTGACGATAGTTTCAAATTGGATATCATTAAAGATAGACAACTTGCTATTGAGACTACAATGACAACTCTTAAAAAAAATGAATGTTTACTAATTACTGGTAAAGGGCATGAAACAACACAACAATTATTTGATAAAATAATCTATCTGAATGATTTTCAAATTGCACAAAACAGCATTAAAGATATTTAA